The sequence below is a genomic window from Mugil cephalus isolate CIBA_MC_2020 chromosome 14, CIBA_Mcephalus_1.1, whole genome shotgun sequence.
AGAGGACTGGAAGGGACAGGACACCTGGACCAGGAGGGGGGACCAGGAGGGACCAGGAGGGGGGACCAGGAGGGACCAGGTGAGATTAGGGGGACCAGGAGGGACCAGGTGAGATCAGGGGGACCAGGGGGACCAGGAGGGACCGGGAGGGACCAGGTGAGATCAGGGGGACCAGGAGGGACCAGGTGAGATCAGGGGGACCAGGAGGGACCAGGAGGGACCAGGTGAAATTAGGGGGGACCAGGTGAGATCAGGGGGACCAGGAGGGACCAGGTGAGATCAGGGGGACCAGGAGGGACCAGGAGGGACCAGGTGAGATTAGGGGGGACCAGGTGAGATCAGGGGGACCAGGAGGGACCAGGTGAGATCAGGGGGACCAGGAGGGACCAGGAGGGACCAGGTGAGATCAGGGGGACCAGGGGGGACCAGGAGGGACCAGGTGGGACTGTTACCTTCGACAAAACTGTTTCCCTGcggggataaataaaatgattgtaTTATTACTACACCAACTTATATATTCAGATGTTTCTCAATAAATCATCCTCTTGGGAGGACGGGTCCTTCCATATGAGGTTCTGGTTCTAGAtcaggttctggttctagttctggtcctggttctggttctggttctagtcctggttctggtcctggttctggttctggttctggttctggtccttgccgctgctctggaggtttcagaccagAGTCTTGAGACACTTGGTGATGTTATTGAggccatttaaataaaaatgaattgaactgaaatgcTGTTATTTATAGTTATAGTAAGTTCGATAAATTAAATCTCCAGGAAACTGTTCGTGACCGGGAGCTAGCTTAAAGCTAAAGGTTAACTTTTTGTGTTGACCCGGAAGTTGTCGCCGTTGCTAGGATACCGCCGCACCAACATCGTTGCTAGGATAccgttagagagagagagaggacgacGCTCCGGTGGTTTAACGGAGGTTTAACGGAGCTTTAACGGAGGTTTAACGGTGAAGATGGAGATCGTCCACGTTTACACGAAGCTCCGCAGCGAGTTCGGCCGCCAGTGTCTGTTCTCGGACCGGCCGGCGGAGCTGCTGGTGGACGTTCCTCCGGACCCGGAGCTGGGGCTGCAGTTCACCCGCAGGGCCAGCAGGGAGCAGCCGCTCCAGGCCTGCAGGGAGATGTCCGAgcaccaggtgagaccaggggGGCCGGGGGGACCGGGGGGGCCGGGGGGACCAGGGGGGGGGACCAGGAGAGACCGGGGGGGACCAGGGGGGAACGGGGGGGACCAGGGGGGACCAGAGGGACGGGGGGACCAGAAGACAGAAGACCGGGCCAGCAGGAGAGCCGCCCAGCCGCAGGGAGAGTCCGAGCACCAGTGAGACCAGGGGGGCCGGGGGGACCGGGGGGGACCGGGGGGACCAGGGGGGGACAGAGAGACCAGGGGGGACCGGGGGGAACGGGGGCGACCAGGTGGGGGGACCGGAGGACCAGGTGAAGaccaggggggggggggaccggGGGGGGACCGGGGGGGACCAGGGGGGGGACCAGGAAAGACCAGGGGGGACCAGGGGGGACCGGGGGGGACCAGGAAAGACCAGGGGGGACCAGGAAagaccaggagagaccagggGGCCAGCAGGGAGCAGCCGCTCCAGGCCTGCAGGGAAATGTCCGAGCACCAGGTGAGACCGGGGGGGACCGGGAGAGACCAGTCCTGGGGACCAGGGGGGGACTGGGGGACCGATGGGACAGACCATGGACTGTATACAGATGGGTTAGGCCAGGTGAGACCAAATAAAAGTTGACTGTTGTTTGACTCAGATCTTGAAGCTTCAGTGTTTCTTATGGTTCCAGAGTAAAGATGAATAAGAGTTGAACTAAATCCAGCTGTGAAACAGATGTTGTTGGTTGTTTACGTCCACGGTTTGAAGACTGAAGACAACGACCGTGTTTATTAACCTGGTGTGAACCATCAGCTGATGAAAGGTGTGCTGCTTGTTTCCAGGTGAACACCGAGCGCTTTGAGTCCAGCAGCTGTGGGATAAACCatgtggagggggggtggccCAAGGACATCAACCCCAACGAGATGGAACAAACCATCCGCTTCAGGAAGAAGGTGGAGAAAGACGAGAGCTACATGAACAGCATCCTGCAGCTGGGCAGCGTAAGATCCACCTCCATCTCTTTAATAAAATGTCCCACCGATAGATTCTGCCTCGACCCAAAGACCCGTAGACACAGAACCAGTACCACCCAGAACCCCAGTATCAGTAAgtagaaaatactttattataaCAAACGTTTTTACACGTGAAACGAGCTTTTGTGTAACTGCAGCATCTTTTAGTTAAACACAGTCACATGGTTAATGAAAACGCTGCAGTCATCCAACAGAGAAACTTCAGCATCGATCTCATTACGTTAACATTGTATCCATATTACCTTTATTTGGATTCATCTGATCACcactacatttcccacaatgcattgcacaTGAGAACCCTGGAAACTAGAGGTCAGTTAGCAGAAGACAAACGTTCCCCAGGCTCAGGTTCTGTTTGAGTctctgatgcagctgcagcctccacttgtctctgctgcttcctctgctgATGGAAAGATGGTGTCACTGCTCATTTATTCctctttatttaacttttctcACTGGTTCCTAGATTTCTGGGGACGCTCATTGGCAGCTTCCATCAGGGACCTGATTAAGACCAAGAAAACCTTTGTGTAGAAAGGAAAACATCAAATATCAAGAGTAAAAAGTGTATGaatgataaatatataaacaagaGGAACATTGGATTATAGAGGGTTTGAGCTGCAGGTGGACCTGGGTTATGAACCTGTAAATAGTGTAATAATGCTGCTCATGTTAAGAGttaatgagatgagatgttagcttagcttaatggTTCTGTGTCCAGCTGATGGAACACTGCATCCGCCAGAACAACGCTGTGGACATCTACCAGGAATACTTCCAGGACGAGGACGAGGTGGACGAAAGTCAGGAACCGCCGTCCGCTAAGACCATCAACGTCTTCAGGTAGAGCTGAGCTCACAGCTAGCAGAGCTAATGGTAGCTTATactagcctccagctaacagtagctcatactaacctccagctaatagtagctcttcctagcctccagctaatggtagctcttcctagcctaccagctaatagtagctcatattagcctccagctaacagtagctcatacTAGCCTCCAGCTAACCGTAGCACTCCTCttagcctaccagctaatagcagcttatactagcctccagctaacagtaatGCTTccttgcctccagctaatggtagctcttcctagcctccagctaaaagtagctcttcctagcctcccagctaatagtagctcttcctagcctccacctaatagtagctcttcctagcctccagctaacagtagctcttcctagtctccaggtaacagtagcgcttcctagcctccagctaacagtaatGCTTccttgcctccagctaacagtagctcttcctagcctcccagctaacagtagctcttcctagcctccacctaatagtaactcttcttagcctccagctaacagtagctctcctcttagcctccagctaacagtagctctcctcttagcctccagctaacagtagctcttcctagtctccaggtaacagtagctcttcctagcctccagctaatagtagctcttcctagcctccagctaacagtagctctcctcttagcctaccagctaattgtagctcttccttgcctccagctaattgtagctcttccttgcctccagctaacagtagctctcctcttagcctgccagctaatagtagctcttcctagcctccagctaatggtagctcttcctagcctccagctaacagtagctttccTGTGTCTCAGGGATCCTACCGAGGTGAAGCGCTCCGTCACTGGCCTGTCCTGGCATCCTGACGGAGGCAGGAAGTTGGCGGCCGCCTACTCCTGCCTCGAGTTCCAGAGATCGTCCAGAGACATGAGTCTGGACTCCTACATCTGGGACGTGGGTGGGTGGACAGACCGCCTGGTCCAGGACATCTCAGGACACCTCTACGTTGATCTGTGACTGATGTTTCCGTTTCAGAGAACCCCAACCGACCAGAGACGACTCTGAAGCCGCCCTCTGCCCTGGTCTGTCTGGACTACAACCCCAAAGACTGCCACACGCTGGTCGGAGGCTGCTACAACGGGCAGATCGGTGGGTTCAGGTCTACGTTGACCCAGACTGGTCCAGGTCTACGTTGACCCAGACTGGTTCAGGTCTACGTTGACCCAGACTGGTCCAGGTCTACGTTGACCCAGACTGGTTCAGGTCTACATTGACCAGGACAGGTCCAGATTCATGTTGACCCAGACTGGTCCAGGTCTACATTGACCCAGACTGGTTCAGGTCTACGTTGACCCAGACTGGTCCAGGTCTTAACGGCCAGGTGTGCTTGTTTCAGCGTACTGGGACACCCGAAGAGGAAGCCAGCCGGTGGAGCTGTCCTCTGTAGAACAGAGTCACAGAGACCCGGTCTACAAGATCATCTGGCTTCAGTCCAAGACCGGGACAGACGCCTTCTCTGCTTCCACTGATGGACAGGTGGACTGAAGGGGGACAGGTAGACTCAgtacaaatgaaatgtaattgGACATAAccccgtctctgtctccgtccgtCTCAGGTCCTGTGGTGGGACGTCCGTAAACTGAGTGAACCCACGGACCGTCTGGTTCTGGACCCGGGTCGTGAGGGGAACCTGGACCGGGCTTTCGGAGCCATCTCTCTGGAGTTTGAGTCCACCATGGTGCGTGGGTGTCCAAGTTCAGACTAAAGGGTGGGACAtgtctctgagtgtctctgtCCTGTGTGTCCAGCCCACTAAGTTCATGGTGGGGACGGAGCAGGGCGTGGTGGTGTCCTGTAACAGGAAGGCCAAGACGCCGGCCGAGAAGATCGTCTGTACGTACGACGGACACCACGGACCCGTCTACGCTCTGCACAGGAACCCATTCTTCCCCAAGAACTTCCTCACGGTCGGAGACTGGACGGCTCGAATCTGGTCTGAGGACATCAAGGAGTCCTCCATCATGTGGACCAAGTAAGAAGAAAGACACCTCTGTCCTTGTCTTATCACTTCACTGATCGGTCTCATTCTGACCtcattaatctgattattattaatctgataattattcatctgtttatcattatttttgtttatcattaatctgattattattaatctgataATTATtcatctgattattattaatctgataattattcattttattatcattaatcagattattattaatcttattatcattaatctgatcattattaatttgtttatcattaatctgattattattaatctgataATAATGAATCTGATCATCATTAATCTgataattattcattttattgtcattaatctGATCATCATTAATCTGATCACTGTGGGCCGTGTCTTTTCCCGTTACGCCAACTGATGTGTGATTGGTCTTCACGTTGGACGCTTTGCTGCAGGTACCAGACGTCCTACCTGATGGACGCCTGCTGGAGTCCAGTCAGACCGTCCGTCTTCTTCACCGTGAAGATGGACGGTGTGTTGGACGTCTGGGACATCCTGTTCAAACAGAGCGACCCCATGCTGAGTCTCAAGGTGCCTCTAGTCTCTGGTAATCAGGTCTGGACATGGACTGTAGAAAAATGGATCCAGACTGTGATCagctctgtgctgattggttaaAGCTGAAttcagctccacctcctccagttATAAAGAAATAGGAAAGTTGGGTTTTTCTCCTTCACGGCTGCTTCATTatgacgtcacttcctgtttttccacATGACAGACAGGTGTCAGGGGGCGGAGCTCCACTAGCATTGATGGGCCGTCATGGTGTCCACTTTTCTACAGTCTGTGGGGGGGTTAGCGTACGTTACCGTGGCGATTCACCCAGGAAGCCCGGCTTCAAGACAGACGTTGTTGTGTTCGTGTGATTGTGTCGTTGCTAATTTCATTGTTGTCGTTGCTGCTGATGTCACGGGTCAGGTGTGCGACTCGGCTCTGTACAGCCTCCGGGTCCAGGACTCCGGGCGTCTGGTGGCCTGTGGTTCTCAGCTGGGGGAGGCCACGCTGCTGGAGGTCTGCTGTGGACTGTCCACCCTCCAGAAGAATGAGAAGACCCTGCTGGCTGCGGTAAGGGCCTGACCCCCCCTACACCTGCATCCACACACCtgacccccccacacacacctgaTCCCCCCCCACACCTGACTCCCTCcctggatgaatgaatgagtgaatgaatgaatgagtgaatgaatgagtgaatgaatgagtgaatggatgaatgaatgaatgagtgaatgaatgaatgaatgagtgaatgagtgaatggatgaatgaatgaatgagtgaatgaatgaatgagtgaatgagtgaatgagtgaatgaatgagtgaatggatgaatgaatgaatgaatgagtgaatgaatgaatgagtgaatgaatgagtgaatgaatgagtgaatggatggatgaatgaatgagtgaatgaatgaatgagtgaatgaatgagtgaatgaatgagtgaatggatgaatgaatgaatgagtgaatgaatgaatgaatgagtgaatgagtgaatggatgaatgaatgaatgagtgaatgaatgaatgagtgaatgagtgaatgagtgaatgaatgagtgaatggatgaatgaatgaatgaatgagtgaatgaatggatgaatgaatgaatgagtgaatggatgaatgaatgaatgagtgaatgaatgaatgaatgagtgaatggatgaatgagtgaatgaatgaatgaatgaatgaatgaatgagtgaatgaatgaatgaatgaatgagtgaatgaatgaatgaatgaatggatgaatgaatgaatgagtgaatggatgaatgaatgaatgagtgaatgaatgaatgagtgaatgcgCTGATGgtgaaccaggaaccaggaagtgatGTTTCACTAGACCCGTGTGGAGGCTGAGCAGCAGGGGGCGCCGTGGCTCTGGATTGAGCAGCAGGGGGCGCCGTGGCTCTGGGCTGCAGGTCACAGCTGGATGAAGTCGGCGTGAACTCCTTCCTGTCGTTTCTGGTTGGGAGTCACAGCGGCCGAGTCTTTGGCCCCTTGTTCTCCAGCGTGAACCTTCATGTGTGAGTCCACCGACCGTTTCTCCTGGTACTTCTTGCCGCACACGCGGCAGCTGTACGGTTTCTCCCCAGTGTGCGTCAGCATGTGTCTCTTCAGGTCGATCTTCTGGACGAAGCCTTTGCTGCAGAGCTGGCAGCTGAACGATTTGTCCTTCTTGTGGAACCTCTCATGCGTCTCCAGCGAGATCTTCTGGCGGAACCTCTTCCCACAGAGGCTGCAGATGAACGGCTTCTCTCCCGTGTGGATCCTCATGTGAGAGTCCAGGTTTCCGATCTGCCTGAAGTTCTTCCCGCAGACCCGGCAGGTGTAGGGCTTCTCCCCCGTGTGGATCCGCTTGTGCACATCCAGATGTTGGCTCATGGTGAACTTCTTGTCACAGACCTCGCAGGAGTAGATCCTGGGTTTGCCGCCCGTGTGGCTCTTGATGTGTCTCTTCAGGACGGCGTTTTCTATGAACGTCTTCCCGCAGAACTCGCAGATGTACGGTCTCTCTCCGGCGTGCAGCTTCATGTGTCTCTCCAGGGAGCCTTTCCTGGGGAAGTCTTTCCCGCAGTCTTTGCACCTGAAGGGTTTCTGGCCCGTGTGCATCCTCATGTGGATCTCCATGTCCCTGAAGCTGACGCCGCAGATGTCGCAGATCCTGCTGGTTTCTCTGTGACTCTGGATGTGGAGCTGCAGACTCTCTGAGGACTCGGCCTGCTCCCCACAGACGCCGCAGAGGAAATCTGGACTATTTAAATGCGTCTCCGCGTGGCGCACAAAGTTCCCCTTGTTGTGGAAGGCGCTGCCGCAGACCTTGCAGCAGTGGGAAGGACTCAGGCTGGGTTTCCTGCGTCTGGTCCTGACGGCGGGCGGCTGCTCCGACTCGTGGCTGCGCATGTGTTGCCTCAGCTCGACGCTTTTTGCGAATGCTTTGTCGCAGACGTGGCAGTGGAAAGGCGTCTGTCCGTCGTGGGCCTTCATGTGTCGCTCCAGGGAGCCGGCGTGGCTGAACTCTCGGCTGCAGACGCTGCATCTGAACGGCTTCTCGGCCGAGTGGGTCCTCATGTGCGTCACCATGTTGCCTTTCTGGTTGAAGCCTTTCCCGCACACGTGGCAGCTGAAGGGTTTCTCTCCGGTGTGCAGCCTCCGGTGCGTCTCCTGAGCTCGTATCGACGGGAACTTTTTTCCACAGATGTCGCAGGTCCGGCTGCTGTCGCGGTGAGTCTGAAGGTGCAGCCTCAGGCCGTCGCTGGACTCCAGACGTTCACCGCACAAACCGCACACACAGTCGTTCTCCTTCCAGTGTTTCTCTACATGTTTCATCAAGAAGCCCGTCCGGTCAAAGCATTTCCCACAGAGTCTGCAGCAGTGAGATgccgtttcctcctcctcctcctcctcctcctcctccctggctGCTTTGTTCGGTTTGGACGTGGACTCTTTG
It includes:
- the dnai2b gene encoding dynein axonemal intermediate chain 2 isoform X1, giving the protein MEIVHVYTKLRSEFGRQCLFSDRPAELLVDVPPDPELGLQFTRRASREQPLQACREMSEHQVNTERFESSSCGINHVEGGWPKDINPNEMEQTIRFRKKVEKDESYMNSILQLGSLMEHCIRQNNAVDIYQEYFQDEDEVDESQEPPSAKTINVFRDPTEVKRSVTGLSWHPDGGRKLAAAYSCLEFQRSSRDMSLDSYIWDVENPNRPETTLKPPSALVCLDYNPKDCHTLVGGCYNGQIAYWDTRRGSQPVELSSVEQSHRDPVYKIIWLQSKTGTDAFSASTDGQVLWWDVRKLSEPTDRLVLDPGREGNLDRAFGAISLEFESTMPTKFMVGTEQGVVVSCNRKAKTPAEKIVCTYDGHHGPVYALHRNPFFPKNFLTVGDWTARIWSEDIKESSIMWTKYQTSYLMDACWSPVRPSVFFTVKMDGVLDVWDILFKQSDPMLSLKVCDSALYSLRVQDSGRLVACGSQLGEATLLEVCCGLSTLQKNEKTLLAAMFERETKREKILEARQREIRLKERSRSEQSREEEAGREEGEDDPDKMAARAESDFHSQVEAELRRRERREEEKDVCEEKEVKNESG
- the dnai2b gene encoding dynein axonemal intermediate chain 2 isoform X3, with amino-acid sequence MEHCIRQNNAVDIYQEYFQDEDEVDESQEPPSAKTINVFRDPTEVKRSVTGLSWHPDGGRKLAAAYSCLEFQRSSRDMSLDSYIWDVENPNRPETTLKPPSALVCLDYNPKDCHTLVGGCYNGQIAYWDTRRGSQPVELSSVEQSHRDPVYKIIWLQSKTGTDAFSASTDGQVLWWDVRKLSEPTDRLVLDPGREGNLDRAFGAISLEFESTMPTKFMVGTEQGVVVSCNRKAKTPAEKIVCTYDGHHGPVYALHRNPFFPKNFLTVGDWTARIWSEDIKESSIMWTKYQTSYLMDACWSPVRPSVFFTVKMDGVLDVWDILFKQSDPMLSLKVCDSALYSLRVQDSGRLVACGSQLGEATLLEVCCGLSTLQKNEKTLLAAMFERETKREKILEARQREIRLKERSRSEQSREEEAGREEGEDDPDKMAARAESDFHSQVEAELRRRERREEEKDVCEEKEVKNESG
- the dnai2b gene encoding dynein axonemal intermediate chain 2 isoform X2, whose translation is MSEHQVNTERFESSSCGINHVEGGWPKDINPNEMEQTIRFRKKVEKDESYMNSILQLGSLMEHCIRQNNAVDIYQEYFQDEDEVDESQEPPSAKTINVFRDPTEVKRSVTGLSWHPDGGRKLAAAYSCLEFQRSSRDMSLDSYIWDVENPNRPETTLKPPSALVCLDYNPKDCHTLVGGCYNGQIAYWDTRRGSQPVELSSVEQSHRDPVYKIIWLQSKTGTDAFSASTDGQVLWWDVRKLSEPTDRLVLDPGREGNLDRAFGAISLEFESTMPTKFMVGTEQGVVVSCNRKAKTPAEKIVCTYDGHHGPVYALHRNPFFPKNFLTVGDWTARIWSEDIKESSIMWTKYQTSYLMDACWSPVRPSVFFTVKMDGVLDVWDILFKQSDPMLSLKVCDSALYSLRVQDSGRLVACGSQLGEATLLEVCCGLSTLQKNEKTLLAAMFERETKREKILEARQREIRLKERSRSEQSREEEAGREEGEDDPDKMAARAESDFHSQVEAELRRRERREEEKDVCEEKEVKNESG